A region from the Arvicola amphibius chromosome 12, mArvAmp1.2, whole genome shotgun sequence genome encodes:
- the Slamf8 gene encoding SLAM family member 8 isoform X1 produces MWCLWGLLLCEALLPIVVISVQVLSKVGDSVLLDAECPPGFQVREAIWRSLWPSEELLATFFRGSLETLYRSQFLGRVQLHDNLSLELGPLKTEDSGNFSLLMVDTEGQTWTQTLYLKVYDTVPKPMVQVFTAATEETQAPNTCQVFLSCWVSNISDITYSWRRERTMDVDAELHSFFSNGQLLSVSLGLGDQDVAYTCIASNPVSWDTATVTPWESCHHEAASGKASYKDVLLVAVPILLFLILAGLLGVWHHGLCSGKKKDASTDRVVLETENPLV; encoded by the exons ATGTGGTGCCTCTGGGGTCTTCTTCTCTGCGAAG CACTCCTTCCCATTGTGGTTATCAGTGTCCAAGTGCTAAGCAAGGTGGGAGACTCAGTTCTGCTGGATGCAGAGTGCCCTCCCGGCTTCCAAGTGCGGGAGGCCATCTGGCGATCTCTCTGGCCATCAGAAGAGCTCCTGGCCACATTTTTTCGGGGTTCCTTGGAGACTCTGTACCGCTCCCAATTCCTGGGCCGAGTCCAGCTGCACGACAACCTCAGCCTGGAGCTTGGGCCCCTGAAAACTGAAGACAGCGGCAACTTTTCTCTGCTGATGGTGGACACAGAGGGTCAAACCTGGACCCAGACCCTGTATCTCAAGGTGTACG ACACAGTACCCAAGCCCATGGTTCAAGTGTTCACTGCTGCAACAGAAGAGACTCAAGCCCCCAATACCTGCCAAGTCTTCTTGTCCTGCTGGGTCTCCAACATCAGTGACATAACCTATAGCTGGCGACGGGAGAGGACAATGGATGTTGATGCAGAGCTGCACAGCTTTTTCTCAAATGGACAGCTGCTAAGTGTCTCACTGGGACTGGGAGACCAGGATGTGGCCTATACCTGCATTGCCTCCAACCCTGTCAGCTGGGATACGGCCACAGTCACTCCCTGGGAGAGCTGCCATCACGAGGCAG CCTCCGGGAAGGCCTCCTACAAGGATGTGCTGCTGGTGGCCGTGCCCATCTTGCTCTTCCTGATTCTAGCTGGTCTCCTTGGGGTATGGcaccatggcctctgctcag ggaagaagaaggatgcTAGCACTGACAGGGTGGTTCTGGAGACGGAGAATCCCCTCGTGTAA
- the Slamf8 gene encoding SLAM family member 8 isoform X2: MWCLWGLLLCEALLPIVVISVQVLSKVGDSVLLDAECPPGFQVREAIWRSLWPSEELLATFFRGSLETLYRSQFLGRVQLHDNLSLELGPLKTEDSGNFSLLMVDTEGQTWTQTLYLKVYDTVPKPMVQVFTAATEETQAPNTCQVFLSCWVSNISDITYSWRRERTMDVDAELHSFFSNGQLLSVSLGLGDQDVAYTCIASNPVSWDTATVTPWESCHHEAGKKKDASTDRVVLETENPLV, encoded by the exons ATGTGGTGCCTCTGGGGTCTTCTTCTCTGCGAAG CACTCCTTCCCATTGTGGTTATCAGTGTCCAAGTGCTAAGCAAGGTGGGAGACTCAGTTCTGCTGGATGCAGAGTGCCCTCCCGGCTTCCAAGTGCGGGAGGCCATCTGGCGATCTCTCTGGCCATCAGAAGAGCTCCTGGCCACATTTTTTCGGGGTTCCTTGGAGACTCTGTACCGCTCCCAATTCCTGGGCCGAGTCCAGCTGCACGACAACCTCAGCCTGGAGCTTGGGCCCCTGAAAACTGAAGACAGCGGCAACTTTTCTCTGCTGATGGTGGACACAGAGGGTCAAACCTGGACCCAGACCCTGTATCTCAAGGTGTACG ACACAGTACCCAAGCCCATGGTTCAAGTGTTCACTGCTGCAACAGAAGAGACTCAAGCCCCCAATACCTGCCAAGTCTTCTTGTCCTGCTGGGTCTCCAACATCAGTGACATAACCTATAGCTGGCGACGGGAGAGGACAATGGATGTTGATGCAGAGCTGCACAGCTTTTTCTCAAATGGACAGCTGCTAAGTGTCTCACTGGGACTGGGAGACCAGGATGTGGCCTATACCTGCATTGCCTCCAACCCTGTCAGCTGGGATACGGCCACAGTCACTCCCTGGGAGAGCTGCCATCACGAGGCAG ggaagaagaaggatgcTAGCACTGACAGGGTGGTTCTGGAGACGGAGAATCCCCTCGTGTAA